One stretch of Gloeocapsa sp. DLM2.Bin57 DNA includes these proteins:
- a CDS encoding HlyC/CorC family transporter, which yields MSLANLLLPIVDNIFTQLLALSEPKPLLGKIWLDIAVLILMLFFSAFFSGSETAITSFDNFKLKGLIKREGDPTGIYRLVLDNRNRFITTILLGNNLVNNFSAILTSNLFAIWLGNAGLGVATAIITILVLIFGEITPKSLAITNTKAIFRATVRPVFWLSRIFSWLGITPTFEKITQSIARLFQAKAINTGESLADLLLMMELLTGKGQLDFYKHDLLNKALLLDELMARDVVKPRFAMRTISSTAKLPDLVNLSLDTGYSRIPVQEETKDQIIGIVHLKQALRILRDLSPEEANQISVTEGMDSPFYVPETKRVGNLLREMLQQRLHLVIVIDEYGGTLGLITLEDILEELVGEIYDESDLSVSQKS from the coding sequence ATGTCGTTGGCTAATTTGCTTTTACCTATTGTAGATAATATTTTTACTCAATTGTTAGCTTTATCTGAACCAAAACCTCTGTTGGGGAAAATCTGGTTAGATATTGCCGTCTTAATCCTGATGCTGTTTTTCTCAGCTTTTTTTTCAGGCTCAGAAACAGCTATCACCTCTTTTGACAACTTTAAATTAAAGGGTCTCATTAAAAGAGAAGGAGACCCCACGGGGATTTATCGTCTAGTCTTAGATAATCGTAATCGCTTTATTACCACTATCTTATTAGGTAATAATCTAGTTAATAACTTCTCAGCTATTTTAACTAGTAATTTATTCGCTATTTGGCTAGGTAACGCGGGGTTAGGAGTAGCTACAGCAATCATCACGATTTTAGTACTTATTTTCGGCGAAATTACCCCTAAATCCCTAGCTATTACCAATACCAAAGCTATTTTTAGGGCTACGGTTCGTCCCGTGTTTTGGTTATCTCGGATCTTCTCTTGGTTGGGAATTACACCCACTTTTGAAAAAATTACTCAAAGTATCGCTCGTTTATTTCAAGCTAAAGCAATCAATACAGGAGAATCTCTCGCTGATTTACTGTTGATGATGGAATTATTAACGGGTAAAGGTCAACTAGATTTTTATAAACACGATTTACTCAATAAAGCATTACTACTAGATGAATTAATGGCTAGAGATGTAGTCAAACCTCGTTTTGCCATGCGAACTATTTCTAGTACAGCTAAATTGCCTGATTTAGTAAATTTATCTTTAGATACGGGTTATTCTCGCATTCCTGTTCAAGAAGAAACAAAGGATCAGATTATTGGTATTGTACACCTTAAACAAGCTTTAAGAATCCTGCGGGATCTCTCTCCTGAAGAAGCTAACCAAATCAGCGTCACAGAAGGGATGGATTCGCCTTTTTATGTTCCCGAAACTAAACGAGTCGGTAATCTCCTACGGGAAATGCTGCAACAGCGTTTACATCTAGTTATCGTTATTGATGAATATGGGGGAACTCTCGGCTTAATTACCCTAGAAGATATCTTAGAAGAATTAGTCGGAGAAATCTACGATGAAAGCGATTTATCAGTCTCCCAAAAAAGTTAA
- a CDS encoding N-acetyltransferase: MVEQVKPKYSIHWLAKIAEIPKQAWDALAKPLKTPFLEWEWLHNLETSGSAIPSTGWQPCHLTIWLGKELIAAAPLYIKSHSYGEFVFDHQWADLAYRLGIRYYPKLLGMTPFTPAVGYRFLIAPGQDEIAITEVMITAIEHFCSKNRINGCHFLFVDPDWRSLLENFGFRSWLHHSYIWSNQNFQTFDDYLQQFNANQRRNIKRERKAVTSTGLQIQVLTGEDIPHQLFPLIYRFYSSTCDKFWGGSKYLTRKFFAQLHPNYSDRVVLVTATTEDDPHKPVGMSFCIRKEENLYGRYWGCLQEFDCLHFEACYYQPIEWAINQGIQMFDPGAGGRHKRRRGFPATPNYSLHRFYNQRMSQILHNYIDQINQLENEEIEAINQDLPYSKREINLPNL; encoded by the coding sequence ATGGTTGAACAAGTAAAACCGAAATACTCTATTCATTGGTTAGCCAAAATAGCCGAAATACCTAAACAAGCCTGGGATGCTTTGGCTAAACCCCTAAAAACCCCTTTTTTAGAATGGGAATGGTTACATAACTTAGAAACATCAGGTAGTGCAATACCTAGTACAGGTTGGCAACCTTGTCATTTAACTATTTGGCTAGGAAAAGAACTAATCGCAGCTGCACCATTGTATATCAAAAGTCATAGTTATGGTGAGTTCGTCTTTGACCACCAATGGGCTGATTTAGCCTATCGCCTAGGAATACGCTACTATCCCAAATTGTTGGGAATGACACCCTTTACACCTGCAGTAGGTTATCGCTTTTTGATTGCACCGGGACAAGACGAAATAGCGATTACAGAGGTAATGATTACAGCCATTGAACATTTTTGTAGTAAAAATAGAATCAATGGTTGTCATTTTCTCTTTGTTGATCCAGATTGGCGATCGCTTTTAGAAAACTTTGGTTTTAGGAGTTGGTTACACCATAGTTATATCTGGAGTAACCAGAATTTTCAAACCTTTGACGATTACTTACAACAATTCAACGCTAATCAACGACGTAACATTAAAAGAGAACGTAAAGCAGTTACCAGCACAGGATTACAGATACAAGTCTTAACAGGAGAAGATATACCTCATCAACTATTTCCCTTAATTTATCGCTTTTATAGCAGTACCTGTGATAAATTTTGGGGAGGGAGTAAATATCTAACGCGCAAATTTTTCGCCCAACTCCATCCCAATTATAGCGATCGCGTCGTTTTAGTTACTGCTACCACCGAAGATGATCCCCATAAACCAGTGGGGATGTCTTTTTGTATTCGCAAAGAAGAAAACCTCTATGGACGTTATTGGGGATGTTTACAAGAATTTGACTGTTTACACTTTGAAGCTTGTTACTACCAACCCATAGAATGGGCTATTAATCAAGGTATCCAAATGTTTGACCCTGGAGCTGGGGGACGTCATAAACGCCGTCGTGGTTTCCCTGCTACCCCTAATTATAGCTTACACCGTTTCTATAATCAACGTATGAGTCAAATTCTCCACAACTATATTGACCAGATTAATCAACTAGAAAACGAAGAAATCGAAGCTATTAACCAAGACTTACCCTATAGTAAACGAGAAATTAACCTACCCAACCTATGA
- a CDS encoding thiamine phosphate synthase, producing MNDPRINRILDANLDRAREGLRIIEEWARFGLDNPNLAQICKEMRANLGSWHSLELKMSRNTPQDIGTTLTHDQEEHREDIQALLQANIARVQEALRVLEEYGKLSNPDMGKTFKQMRYQVYTLESELLGYPLKQKLQNANLYLITANQPNLLSIVEASLQGGLPLVQYRQKEGDDLTRLAQVSKLRELCSQYNALFIINDRLDLAQAVKADGIHLGQQDLPIAVARQILGPQAMIGRSTTSPEEMNQAIAQGADYLGVGPVYTTPTKPGKPAAGLEYVRYAVANSPLPWYAIGGIDTSNLNAVIDAGAKKVAVVRAIMEADNPTQVTQNLLSQLGK from the coding sequence ATGAACGACCCCAGAATTAACCGTATTTTAGACGCCAATCTAGATAGAGCTAGAGAAGGACTAAGAATTATCGAAGAATGGGCGCGTTTTGGGTTAGATAACCCCAATTTAGCTCAAATATGTAAAGAAATGCGCGCTAATTTAGGATCTTGGCACAGTCTAGAGTTAAAAATGTCTAGAAATACACCCCAAGATATAGGAACAACCCTGACTCATGACCAAGAAGAACACAGAGAAGACATACAAGCCTTACTACAAGCAAATATAGCTAGAGTCCAGGAAGCCCTAAGAGTATTAGAAGAATACGGCAAACTCTCTAACCCAGACATGGGTAAAACCTTTAAACAAATGCGTTACCAAGTCTATACCCTAGAAAGTGAACTATTAGGTTATCCTCTCAAACAAAAACTGCAAAACGCCAATTTATATCTAATTACTGCCAACCAACCTAACTTACTGTCAATAGTAGAAGCATCCCTCCAAGGAGGACTACCCCTTGTACAATATCGTCAAAAAGAAGGAGATGATTTAACCAGACTAGCCCAAGTAAGCAAACTTAGAGAACTATGTAGTCAATATAACGCCCTATTTATTATTAACGATCGCCTCGATTTAGCTCAAGCAGTCAAAGCAGATGGAATACATTTAGGACAACAAGACTTACCCATAGCAGTAGCTAGACAAATTCTCGGACCTCAAGCTATGATCGGACGTTCCACCACATCCCCAGAGGAAATGAACCAAGCGATCGCCCAAGGAGCAGATTATCTAGGAGTAGGACCTGTATATACTACCCCCACCAAACCAGGAAAACCAGCAGCAGGATTAGAATACGTACGCTACGCAGTAGCTAACTCACCCCTTCCTTGGTATGCTATTGGAGGTATAGATACCTCTAACCTTAACGCAGTAATCGACGCAGGAGCGAAAAAAGTAGCTGTAGTGCGGGCGATTATGGAAGCAGATAACCCTACCCAAGTTACTCAAAATCTTCTTTCTCAGTTAGGAAAATGA
- the thiS gene encoding thiamine biosynthesis protein ThiS, protein MTQINVQVNGETHQSSQGITLPQLLEQLDLNPRLVVVEYNGEILHKQYWQQTQIKQGDRLEVVTIVGGG, encoded by the coding sequence ATGACTCAAATAAACGTACAAGTTAACGGTGAAACCCATCAATCTAGCCAAGGAATAACCCTACCCCAATTATTAGAGCAATTAGACTTAAACCCTCGCTTGGTGGTAGTAGAATATAATGGAGAAATCCTCCATAAACAGTATTGGCAACAAACCCAAATTAAACAAGGCGATCGCCTCGAAGTAGTGACCATAGTAGGTGGAGGTTAA
- a CDS encoding inositol monophosphatase: protein MESQSLSNFLDIATEAALAAGAIIQESWGKLETISEKGRSGDLVTEVDTKSEQIIVEIIQRHFPTHSLLAEESGAIDKGSQEYLWAIDPLDGTTNYAHGYPIAAVSIGLLIAGIPRVGVVYNPFRNELFRAATGLGATCNRRSIKVSNIAKLEQSLLVTGFAYDRRETQDNNYREFCHLTHLTQGVRRSGSAALDLTDVAAGRIDGYWERGIKPWDIAAGIVILEEAGGKITAYDQTPLNMVSGRILATNGKIHNSLSQALKETPPWGEWDNQHK, encoded by the coding sequence ATGGAATCACAATCATTGTCAAATTTTTTGGATATTGCTACAGAAGCAGCTTTAGCAGCAGGAGCGATTATCCAAGAATCTTGGGGAAAATTAGAGACAATTAGTGAAAAAGGGCGATCGGGAGACTTAGTCACCGAAGTAGATACCAAATCTGAACAGATAATCGTCGAAATCATCCAGCGTCATTTTCCTACTCACTCACTCTTAGCTGAAGAATCAGGAGCAATAGACAAAGGTAGTCAAGAATATCTCTGGGCGATCGACCCTTTAGATGGTACAACTAATTACGCTCATGGTTACCCCATCGCTGCTGTTTCTATTGGATTACTAATCGCAGGAATACCTAGAGTAGGAGTCGTTTATAACCCCTTTCGTAACGAATTATTTCGTGCAGCTACAGGATTAGGAGCTACCTGTAACCGTCGTAGTATTAAAGTCTCAAATATAGCTAAATTAGAGCAAAGCTTATTAGTAACAGGCTTCGCTTACGATCGCCGAGAAACCCAAGATAATAATTACCGAGAATTTTGCCACCTAACTCATCTTACCCAAGGAGTACGTCGCAGTGGTTCAGCAGCATTAGACTTAACCGATGTAGCAGCAGGAAGAATCGATGGTTACTGGGAAAGAGGGATCAAACCTTGGGATATCGCCGCAGGAATAGTTATATTAGAAGAAGCAGGGGGGAAAATCACAGCTTACGACCAAACACCCTTAAATATGGTATCAGGTCGTATCCTTGCTACTAATGGTAAGATTCATAATTCTCTCAGTCAAGCTTTAAAGGAAACTCCTCCCTGGGGAGAATGGGATAACCAACACAAGTAA
- a CDS encoding molecular chaperone DnaJ, translated as MSFQIKQGLFKLDITDYHAILGVPLDADAREIRLRYLKIVPKLHPDTCKVNHPEAKKLASNILACLVNPAYEQLSKEKFRIEHQLLLSQKGKTIAAEGRRLTLASDKAKSLAKAGSKLEEIYHKLVNALAMDQYRDLDTILDKIAQISEINLVYLVFKETQKREIKKQQGIPDSGILPQPQPISPEAKTTQTPTTETKAEKTSPIESCLKRAQEYRENHKYKEATLELRDVLEIEPNNSACHAMLGLIYLEQKSLSLAKIHIAKAWQADPKNPIVIEAKAALDQQNKDSKQTQPKEQKTKSGMFSNLFGKKK; from the coding sequence ATGTCATTTCAGATTAAACAGGGGTTATTCAAATTAGATATTACCGATTATCATGCCATCCTTGGAGTACCTCTTGATGCAGATGCTCGTGAAATTCGTCTCAGATATCTGAAAATCGTCCCCAAATTACACCCAGATACTTGTAAAGTTAATCATCCCGAAGCTAAAAAACTAGCTAGTAACATTTTAGCTTGTTTAGTTAATCCTGCTTATGAGCAACTGAGTAAAGAAAAATTTAGAATAGAACATCAATTATTATTATCTCAAAAAGGGAAAACCATCGCAGCAGAGGGAAGAAGATTAACCTTAGCTTCAGATAAAGCCAAGTCTCTAGCTAAAGCGGGAAGCAAACTAGAAGAAATTTATCATAAACTAGTTAACGCTCTAGCGATGGATCAATATCGAGACTTAGATACTATCCTCGATAAAATAGCCCAAATTAGCGAAATTAACTTAGTTTACTTAGTCTTCAAAGAAACCCAAAAACGGGAAATCAAAAAACAACAGGGAATACCAGACTCAGGTATCTTACCCCAACCACAACCAATATCCCCGGAAGCCAAAACCACACAAACACCAACAACAGAAACAAAAGCTGAAAAAACCTCCCCAATAGAATCTTGTCTGAAAAGAGCGCAAGAATATAGAGAAAACCACAAGTATAAAGAAGCTACTCTAGAATTAAGAGACGTTTTAGAAATAGAACCTAATAATAGTGCTTGTCACGCTATGTTAGGGTTAATCTATCTAGAGCAAAAAAGTCTCAGTTTAGCCAAAATTCATATCGCCAAAGCTTGGCAAGCTGACCCCAAAAATCCTATAGTAATAGAGGCAAAAGCAGCCTTAGATCAACAAAATAAAGACAGTAAACAAACTCAGCCAAAAGAGCAAAAAACCAAGTCGGGAATGTTTTCTAATTTATTCGGCAAAAAGAAATAA
- a CDS encoding ATP phosphoribosyltransferase regulatory subunit, whose protein sequence is MIHQPPAGARDLLPLEVAQKSWINDRLQDIFSRWGYQRIVTSTIEWLETLVAKEAITPDKIIQLQQAEGAPLGLRPDLTASIARAAVTRMSDSSYPQRLCYRANIFRNPPLGYHGRQLEFFQAGVELLFAGGNLADLEILLLVADCLEKLGVSQWQIVLGEVGLTQSLLAPFPSSIRQQVRDCLANLDRVGLEQLSLSQELLDQALLIFDLRGNPETVLSKLNQLNLSTSGQKIVNNLEFLCQLISETAKIPLTLDLSLLQTIDYYSGITFKILGYTNQQWQILGQGGRYDQLLEIYHPQGESLPGIGFALNIEALHACLLSTYILPQQTLPVDWLVIPENDQAISAAILYAQKLRNCKHLVRVELDLGTRDRSTIHAYARDCNILHLAWVDSQGQAKLEYL, encoded by the coding sequence ATGATTCACCAACCACCAGCAGGAGCAAGAGATTTATTACCCTTAGAAGTAGCCCAGAAATCCTGGATCAACGATCGCCTTCAGGATATCTTCTCTCGCTGGGGCTATCAGCGCATTGTTACTTCTACAATAGAATGGCTAGAAACCCTAGTGGCTAAAGAGGCGATTACTCCAGACAAAATAATACAACTACAACAAGCAGAGGGAGCACCCCTAGGATTACGTCCTGATTTAACCGCTTCTATAGCTAGAGCAGCTGTAACGCGTATGTCTGATAGTAGCTATCCCCAACGTTTATGTTATCGAGCCAATATCTTCCGTAACCCCCCTTTAGGATATCATGGACGTCAATTAGAATTCTTTCAAGCAGGTGTAGAGTTACTCTTCGCAGGTGGGAATCTAGCTGATTTAGAAATTCTCTTATTAGTAGCTGATTGTCTCGAAAAACTCGGGGTTAGTCAATGGCAAATTGTCCTAGGTGAAGTAGGATTAACTCAGTCTCTATTAGCACCCTTTCCTAGCTCTATTCGTCAACAAGTACGTGATTGTCTAGCTAATCTAGATAGAGTAGGTTTAGAACAATTATCCCTGAGTCAAGAACTTTTAGATCAAGCTTTATTAATCTTTGACTTACGCGGAAACCCCGAAACAGTTTTAAGTAAACTTAATCAGTTAAATTTATCGACTTCAGGGCAAAAAATAGTTAATAACTTAGAATTTCTCTGTCAACTTATCTCAGAAACAGCTAAAATTCCTCTTACCCTAGATTTAAGCTTATTACAAACCATTGACTACTACAGTGGCATAACCTTTAAAATCCTTGGCTATACTAACCAACAATGGCAAATTCTCGGACAAGGAGGACGATACGATCAATTATTAGAAATATATCACCCCCAAGGAGAAAGTTTACCAGGTATCGGTTTTGCTCTCAATATCGAAGCTTTACACGCTTGTTTACTCTCTACTTATATACTACCTCAACAAACTCTCCCTGTAGATTGGTTGGTGATACCCGAAAATGACCAAGCAATTAGCGCAGCGATACTCTACGCTCAAAAACTGCGCAACTGTAAACATCTAGTTAGAGTAGAGTTAGATTTAGGAACACGCGATCGCTCCACTATTCACGCCTATGCTCGTGATTGTAATATTCTTCATCTAGCTTGGGTTGATAGTCAAGGTCAAGCTAAGCTAGAATATTTGTAA
- a CDS encoding ferredoxin family protein, producing the protein MAHTILTETCEGVADCVDACPVACIHPGPGKNTKGTDWYWIDFATCIDCGICLQVCPVEGAIIPEERPDLQKTPTDND; encoded by the coding sequence GTGGCTCATACAATCCTGACAGAAACCTGTGAAGGTGTAGCTGATTGCGTAGATGCTTGTCCTGTAGCTTGTATTCATCCAGGACCTGGTAAAAATACTAAAGGTACAGATTGGTATTGGATAGACTTCGCTACTTGTATCGACTGCGGTATCTGTTTACAAGTATGTCCCGTAGAAGGAGCAATTATCCCCGAAGAGCGTCCCGATTTACAAAAAACCCCAACGGATAATGACTAA
- a CDS encoding ABC transporter ATP-binding protein, translating to MTNLLTVEEVYAGYNQDLNILQGINFKIAPGELVAVIGPNGAGKSTLAKTIFGLLKPNQGKIIFKGENISGLKSNQIVPKGMSYVPQVANVFPSLSVEENLEMGAFISSGSLKERKNKIYGIFPILAERRRQAAGTLSGGERQMLAMGRALMLDPDLLLLDEPSAALSPILVDNVFKQIQAINQQGKAIILVEQNAKKALLMADRGYVLENGRDRFCGRGEDLLNDPKVAGLYLGTKFKE from the coding sequence ATGACTAATTTATTAACCGTAGAAGAGGTTTACGCGGGCTATAATCAAGACTTAAATATCTTACAGGGTATAAATTTTAAGATCGCTCCAGGAGAATTAGTAGCGGTAATCGGTCCAAATGGAGCGGGTAAATCTACCCTAGCTAAAACCATTTTTGGCTTGCTTAAACCCAATCAAGGTAAAATAATCTTTAAAGGGGAAAATATCAGCGGACTTAAATCTAATCAAATTGTCCCCAAAGGGATGTCTTATGTACCACAAGTAGCTAACGTTTTTCCCTCCCTCTCTGTAGAGGAAAATCTTGAAATGGGAGCTTTTATTAGTTCTGGTTCTTTAAAAGAACGTAAAAACAAGATCTATGGTATTTTCCCTATTCTAGCAGAACGACGCCGTCAAGCCGCAGGGACGCTCTCAGGAGGAGAACGTCAAATGTTAGCGATGGGTAGAGCATTAATGCTTGATCCAGATTTATTGTTATTAGATGAACCCTCAGCCGCTTTATCTCCTATCTTGGTGGATAATGTCTTTAAGCAAATACAAGCTATTAATCAACAAGGCAAAGCGATTATACTTGTAGAACAAAACGCTAAAAAAGCTTTATTAATGGCTGATCGTGGTTATGTATTAGAAAATGGTCGCGATCGCTTTTGTGGTAGGGGAGAAGACTTACTCAATGACCCCAAAGTTGCAGGATTGTATTTAGGTACTAAATTCAAGGAATAA
- a CDS encoding DUF4281 domain-containing protein → MFSTTNLFNLANLFVLPFWTLMIILPNWGITKKVMESYLPFIALIALYIYFISGAITGESAQALANPQLADIARFFSDEQAAATGWVHFLVMDLFVGRWIYQQGQQTGVLTIHSLILCLFAGPVGLLSHIITQWVSQKIKQPQAVESTLP, encoded by the coding sequence ATGTTCAGTACGACTAACTTATTTAACTTAGCCAATCTATTCGTTTTACCTTTCTGGACTTTAATGATTATCCTACCCAATTGGGGAATAACCAAAAAAGTCATGGAGTCTTATTTACCTTTTATTGCTTTGATCGCTTTATATATTTACTTTATTTCTGGAGCAATTACTGGTGAATCAGCCCAAGCTTTAGCCAATCCCCAACTCGCTGATATCGCTCGTTTTTTTAGTGATGAACAAGCAGCAGCCACAGGTTGGGTACATTTTCTGGTTATGGATTTATTCGTCGGTCGTTGGATTTATCAACAAGGTCAACAAACAGGAGTCCTGACGATACATTCTTTGATTTTATGTCTCTTTGCAGGTCCTGTAGGTTTATTATCCCATATCATCACCCAATGGGTAAGTCAAAAAATTAAACAACCCCAAGCTGTAGAATCAACCTTACCTTAA
- a CDS encoding sugar ABC transporter permease, which produces MKKRFSPLTWLDQDNFAAWLFLTPALVLLGIFLFWPILYLIYLSFTDGNLGSQGSHWVGIQNYLKLLTDDDFRQVIGNTLYFTIATVIPSIIIPLILAVLLNQSLPTRGLLRTAYFLPSVTSLVAVGLGFRWLFQTDGPVNSLLEFFGIKAIPWLSSGVWAMLVLILLSIWKQLGFNLVVFLAGLQTIPGSLYEAAELDGANPWAKFWYVTLPGLKPTLIFVVVTTVIFTLRSFEQVYVITGGGPVNSTNILAFYVYQEAFARFQFGYAATGATLLLLVTLFFVYLQLKTWSEED; this is translated from the coding sequence ATGAAAAAACGCTTTTCACCCCTAACTTGGTTAGATCAAGATAACTTTGCAGCTTGGTTATTTTTGACTCCCGCCTTAGTTTTACTCGGTATCTTTCTCTTTTGGCCCATTCTTTATCTCATCTACCTGAGTTTTACGGATGGTAATCTTGGTAGTCAAGGTAGTCATTGGGTAGGGATTCAAAATTATCTCAAGCTATTAACCGATGATGACTTTCGTCAAGTAATTGGTAACACTCTTTATTTTACTATTGCCACGGTTATACCTAGTATTATTATTCCTTTGATTTTAGCAGTTCTACTGAATCAATCTTTACCAACCCGAGGATTATTGCGAACAGCTTATTTTCTTCCCTCGGTTACCTCTCTAGTTGCGGTTGGGTTAGGTTTTCGTTGGTTATTTCAAACCGATGGACCTGTCAATAGTTTACTAGAGTTTTTCGGGATTAAAGCTATCCCTTGGTTAAGTAGTGGGGTTTGGGCGATGTTAGTTTTAATTTTACTAAGTATTTGGAAACAATTAGGTTTTAACCTAGTAGTCTTTTTAGCAGGGTTACAAACTATCCCGGGATCTCTCTATGAAGCAGCAGAATTAGATGGGGCTAATCCTTGGGCTAAATTTTGGTACGTTACCTTACCAGGATTAAAACCTACTTTGATCTTTGTGGTAGTAACTACGGTTATTTTTACCCTGCGCAGTTTTGAACAAGTTTACGTGATTACTGGTGGAGGTCCAGTAAATTCTACTAATATTTTAGCTTTTTATGTTTATCAAGAAGCTTTTGCTCGTTTTCAATTTGGTTATGCAGCAACTGGAGCTACTTTATTATTATTAGTGACCTTATTTTTTGTTTATTTACAGTTAAAAACTTGGTCAGAAGAAGATTGA
- a CDS encoding glycosyltransferase, translated as MLNKSGLTIPVLIPTLKLSLVLPRSNRATIDAIIHLLDRVIPRNYELIIPEDLARQYPHLKTIPPSSHLSLADTIIRGWQVAQGNILGVIPADMQPPPEILLQLLQEIERGADLAVGNLTPRRFSPIAKTLGLLILPEIINRLGDPLSNYFLVRREAITQHKFTPIDTQILLEIMGKGKIYKIAEINYVCPQAKSDLSYREYFDYFQHLIRLRFSISSRFIQFCIVGIGGVIVDMTVLFIFSDPNWFNLPIILSKSLSAEAGVIHNFLWNDAWTFRDVAKQQPGIIPKLKRLLKFNFVCLTGLVISVVVLYILYNYLRFGNFPGGKYIANLMAIAVVTFWNFWLHSKLSWRVSHGK; from the coding sequence ATGCTTAATAAGTCTGGGTTAACTATTCCTGTACTCATTCCTACCCTGAAACTATCTTTAGTACTTCCTAGGAGTAATAGAGCGACTATCGACGCTATTATACATCTTCTCGATCGCGTCATTCCGAGAAATTATGAGTTAATCATTCCAGAAGATTTAGCCAGACAATATCCTCATCTTAAAACAATACCACCGAGTTCCCATTTAAGTTTAGCAGATACTATCATTCGTGGTTGGCAAGTTGCACAAGGAAATATTCTTGGTGTTATTCCCGCAGATATGCAACCTCCCCCAGAGATATTATTACAATTACTGCAAGAGATAGAAAGAGGTGCAGATTTAGCGGTAGGTAATTTAACTCCTCGTCGTTTCTCTCCTATTGCTAAGACTTTGGGATTATTAATTTTACCAGAAATTATCAATCGTTTAGGCGATCCTCTCAGTAATTATTTTTTAGTACGTAGAGAAGCCATTACACAGCACAAATTTACTCCCATTGATACTCAAATTCTTTTAGAAATAATGGGTAAAGGGAAGATTTATAAAATAGCTGAGATTAATTATGTTTGTCCACAAGCAAAAAGTGATTTAAGCTATCGAGAATATTTTGATTATTTTCAACATTTAATTAGGTTACGCTTCTCTATTTCTTCTCGATTTATTCAATTTTGTATCGTGGGAATTGGTGGAGTAATTGTTGATATGACTGTACTATTTATTTTTAGTGATCCTAATTGGTTTAATCTTCCTATTATTTTGAGTAAAAGTCTTTCTGCTGAAGCAGGAGTTATTCATAACTTTTTGTGGAATGATGCTTGGACTTTTCGAGATGTTGCTAAACAACAACCTGGAATTATCCCTAAGTTAAAAAGGTTACTCAAGTTTAATTTTGTTTGTTTGACTGGTTTAGTGATTAGTGTTGTGGTGTTATATATCCTTTATAATTATCTAAGGTTTGGCAATTTTCCTGGGGGGAAATATATAGCTAATTTAATGGCGATCGCTGTGGTTACTTTTTGGAATTTTTGGTTACATTCTAAATTAAGCTGGCGAGTCAGTCATGGTAAGTAA